Proteins from a genomic interval of Acidiferrobacterales bacterium:
- the trxA gene encoding thioredoxin TrxA: MSDSIVHISDTSFDEDVINSSIPVIVDYWAEWCGPCKMVAPILEEVAVEYAGSLKVAKLNIDDNPLTPPKYGIRGIPTLMIFKNGAVEATKVGAVSKSQLTAFIDGAINN, encoded by the coding sequence ATGTCAGATTCAATAGTACACATCAGCGACACCTCATTTGATGAGGATGTCATCAATTCATCCATCCCTGTAATTGTCGATTACTGGGCGGAGTGGTGCGGTCCATGCAAAATGGTCGCGCCGATTCTGGAGGAGGTTGCGGTCGAATATGCCGGGTCGCTGAAGGTGGCCAAACTTAATATTGACGACAATCCACTCACACCGCCGAAATATGGGATTCGCGGAATCCCGACACTGATGATTTTCAAGAATGGTGCGGTAGAGGCTACGAAAGTCGGTGCCGTCTCAAAATCTCAACTGACAGCGTTCATTGACGGAGCGATTAACAATTGA
- the rho gene encoding transcription termination factor Rho, which produces MSLTELKSKSPTELVEIARNANINGVGRMRKQDQIFAILKAEARSGGNITGEGVMEALQDGFGFLRSPSSSYLAGPDDIYVSPSQIRRFNLRTGDSVSGLVRPPKDSERYFALLKVEKINNEHLDKVKDKVLFENLTPLHPDARMRLELGNGSTEDLTARIIDLVAPIGKGQRGLIVSAPKTGKTVMLQQIAHSITANNPEVELIVLLIDERPEEVTEMQRSVRGEVVSSTFDEPASRHIQVAEMVIEKAKRLVEHKRDVVILLDSITRLARAYNTVAPASGKVLTGGVDSSALQRPKRFFGAARNVEEGGSITILATALIETGSKMDEVIYEEFKGTGNMEIHLDRRIAEKRVYPSIIIAKSGTRREELLTEPTELKMIWAIRRLLHSHDDIEAIELLLERLRATKTNAEFFASMKRAS; this is translated from the coding sequence ATCAGCTTAACCGAGCTAAAATCAAAATCACCAACTGAGTTGGTCGAAATCGCACGCAATGCGAACATCAACGGTGTGGGCCGGATGCGAAAGCAGGATCAAATTTTTGCCATCCTGAAGGCTGAGGCTCGAAGTGGCGGCAACATTACCGGCGAAGGCGTAATGGAAGCGCTCCAGGATGGATTTGGTTTTCTTCGATCACCATCAAGTTCCTATCTTGCGGGACCTGATGACATCTATGTATCGCCCAGTCAGATCCGGCGATTCAACCTGCGAACCGGAGACTCGGTATCCGGACTGGTCCGACCGCCCAAGGACTCGGAACGATATTTTGCGTTACTCAAGGTCGAGAAGATCAACAATGAGCATCTGGACAAGGTCAAGGACAAGGTTCTGTTTGAGAACCTCACTCCGCTGCATCCGGATGCCCGCATGCGACTCGAATTGGGCAATGGCAGTACGGAAGACTTGACCGCGAGGATTATCGATCTTGTAGCGCCGATCGGAAAGGGTCAGCGCGGACTGATTGTTTCGGCACCGAAGACGGGGAAGACCGTCATGCTGCAGCAGATCGCCCATTCAATCACCGCCAACAATCCGGAAGTGGAGCTGATCGTGCTGCTGATCGATGAGCGCCCGGAAGAAGTAACCGAAATGCAGCGTTCGGTCCGCGGAGAGGTTGTCTCATCGACTTTCGACGAACCCGCCTCACGACACATACAGGTGGCTGAGATGGTAATCGAAAAAGCCAAGCGTCTGGTTGAGCACAAGCGTGACGTAGTCATTCTTCTCGACTCGATCACACGACTCGCACGAGCGTACAACACTGTGGCCCCGGCTTCGGGTAAAGTGCTCACGGGTGGTGTTGATTCAAGTGCCCTGCAACGACCGAAGCGTTTTTTCGGTGCGGCAAGGAATGTCGAAGAGGGCGGAAGCATTACGATTCTCGCTACGGCGTTAATCGAAACCGGTTCAAAAATGGATGAAGTAATCTATGAGGAGTTCAAGGGCACCGGCAATATGGAGATTCACCTTGATCGCCGTATCGCTGAAAAGCGGGTCTACCCCTCGATCATCATTGCGAAGTCCGGAACACGTCGGGAGGAGTTGCTCACAGAGCCAACTGAGCTGAAAATGATCTGGGCGATTCGTCGACTGTTGCATTCGCATGACGATATCGAAGCGATCGAGCTGCTGCTGGAGAGGCTTCGTGCAACAAAGACCAACGCGGAGTTCTTTGCTTCGATGAAACGAGCATCCTGA
- the rpmE gene encoding 50S ribosomal protein L31 → MKQGIHPDYSTIKVTCVCGNSFETRSTLKKDLNIEICSVCHPFYTGKQKIIDTAGRVGRFKEKYGL, encoded by the coding sequence ATGAAACAAGGCATTCACCCTGATTACTCGACCATCAAGGTCACCTGCGTCTGCGGGAACAGTTTCGAGACAAGATCGACCTTGAAAAAGGACCTGAACATCGAAATCTGTTCCGTCTGTCATCCCTTCTATACCGGCAAGCAGAAGATTATCGACACCGCCGGTCGAGTTGGACGATTCAAGGAGAAGTACGGACTCTGA
- the prmB gene encoding 50S ribosomal protein L3 N(5)-glutamine methyltransferase yields MPGTQPTTISDHVEWALARLEQSDSFFGHGCDNARDEAIWVTLHVTGLIDHEYEDVCHKKVSREHSSAIQALIHARINLRKPLAYLIREAWFAGHAFYIDERVIVPRSHFGDLIQDGFAPWISPQSVRHVLDLCTGSGCIGIAMALKYPDVIVDAVDIDPDALDVARINVSRFGVDKRVRLVESDLFERLERNRYDLIVCNPPYVSSTDADDLPAEYHHEPRLALEAADEGLKIVKKILCQAIRHLSDNGHLLIELGGSAQTLESQFPDIPFLWLTSRSGESVVLLISAEQLKVYESRFSRN; encoded by the coding sequence GTGCCTGGCACACAACCCACCACAATTTCAGATCATGTCGAATGGGCGCTCGCGCGTCTTGAGCAATCTGACTCGTTCTTCGGGCATGGTTGCGACAACGCCCGTGATGAGGCCATCTGGGTGACATTGCATGTGACCGGCCTGATTGATCACGAATACGAAGACGTCTGTCATAAAAAAGTAAGCCGTGAGCACAGTTCTGCGATTCAGGCACTGATCCATGCCAGAATCAACTTGAGAAAGCCGCTTGCCTATCTGATTCGAGAGGCATGGTTCGCAGGACATGCGTTTTACATCGACGAACGCGTCATCGTGCCAAGATCACATTTCGGAGACCTGATTCAAGACGGTTTCGCCCCCTGGATCAGCCCGCAGTCCGTGCGCCATGTATTGGACCTGTGTACCGGCAGCGGGTGTATCGGCATCGCGATGGCTTTGAAATACCCGGATGTGATTGTCGATGCAGTTGATATCGACCCTGATGCGCTTGATGTGGCCCGGATCAATGTCTCGCGCTTTGGCGTCGACAAGCGGGTGCGGCTGGTCGAGAGTGACCTTTTTGAACGTCTTGAGAGGAATCGTTACGACCTGATCGTATGTAACCCGCCTTATGTCAGCAGTACTGACGCCGACGATCTGCCAGCGGAATACCACCACGAGCCGCGACTGGCACTGGAAGCGGCAGATGAGGGTCTGAAAATCGTAAAGAAGATACTTTGCCAAGCGATTCGGCACCTGTCCGACAACGGGCACTTGCTGATTGAGCTTGGCGGATCGGCACAGACTCTGGAGTCACAGTTCCCGGACATTCCGTTCTTGTGGCTGACTTCAAGAAGCGGCGAGTCGGTTGTATTGTTGATCAGTGCCGAGCAACTGAAGGTGTACGAGTCCAGATTCAGTCGGAACTGA
- a CDS encoding rubredoxin, which produces MDYKVYMCVVCGFLYEEEFGMPEEGIEPGTRWEDIPDSWVCPDCSAVKEDFEMIEI; this is translated from the coding sequence ATGGACTACAAGGTATATATGTGCGTGGTGTGCGGTTTCCTCTATGAGGAGGAGTTCGGCATGCCGGAAGAGGGAATCGAGCCCGGAACACGTTGGGAAGACATTCCGGATTCCTGGGTGTGCCCGGATTGTTCCGCCGTGAAAGAAGATTTCGAAATGATCGAGATCTAA
- the phaR gene encoding polyhydroxyalkanoate synthesis repressor PhaR yields MDEPRVIKKYSNRRLYDTVEKKYVNLSEVRQLVLDGVEFAVTDVTSGDDITRQVLLQVIAEQELGGHPMFTTEILSQMIRFYGGAFQSVFTDYLSKTVSIVNGQQQAYQDQLNELLSASGMSSVSEMTQKNFKLWTDMQQQMLNMYGIPPTDKDK; encoded by the coding sequence ATGGACGAACCAAGAGTCATCAAGAAATATTCGAACAGACGTCTTTATGACACTGTAGAAAAGAAATATGTGAACCTGTCGGAGGTGCGTCAGCTGGTGCTGGACGGTGTTGAGTTCGCGGTAACTGATGTCACATCAGGTGATGATATTACCAGACAGGTTCTGCTTCAGGTGATCGCTGAACAGGAACTCGGGGGGCACCCTATGTTCACGACCGAAATTCTCAGTCAGATGATTCGGTTTTATGGCGGCGCGTTTCAGAGTGTATTTACGGACTATCTGAGCAAGACCGTTTCAATCGTCAATGGCCAGCAGCAGGCCTATCAGGACCAGTTGAACGAACTGCTGAGCGCAAGTGGCATGTCTTCAGTCAGCGAAATGACACAGAAGAATTTCAAACTTTGGACCGACATGCAGCAGCAGATGCTGAACATGTACGGCATTCCGCCAACTGACAAGGACAAGTGA
- the phbB gene encoding acetoacetyl-CoA reductase, producing the protein MNSQVAVVTGGTRGIGEAVSIALSGAGFNVAANYAGNVERAHAFSERTGIPTYQFDVSDFGQCQAGVAKITEDLGNIDIVVNNAGITRDKTLHSMDFDQWNEVLQTNLSSCFNMCRCVIEGMRERGFGRIVNIGSINGQAGQYGQVNYSASKSGIHGFTKALAKEGAGKGITVNAIAPGYVDTDMVRAVPERVLEKIIQTIPVGRLGRAEDIARGVLFLVDKEASFITGSTIDINGGQHMY; encoded by the coding sequence ATGAATTCACAAGTTGCCGTCGTTACAGGCGGTACCAGAGGTATCGGTGAAGCGGTTTCGATCGCGCTGTCTGGGGCAGGATTCAACGTTGCGGCGAACTATGCCGGCAATGTTGAACGCGCACACGCATTCAGCGAAAGAACCGGAATTCCAACCTATCAGTTCGACGTAAGCGACTTTGGGCAGTGCCAGGCGGGCGTTGCAAAGATTACTGAAGATCTCGGCAATATTGACATCGTTGTCAACAACGCCGGTATCACCCGGGACAAAACGCTTCATTCGATGGATTTTGATCAGTGGAATGAGGTGTTGCAGACGAATCTTTCGTCCTGTTTCAACATGTGCCGCTGTGTGATTGAAGGGATGCGCGAGCGAGGATTCGGACGAATCGTCAACATAGGCTCGATCAACGGCCAAGCCGGCCAATATGGCCAGGTCAACTATTCAGCATCCAAATCCGGTATTCACGGATTCACCAAGGCACTCGCCAAGGAAGGTGCCGGCAAAGGCATTACGGTCAACGCAATTGCACCAGGATACGTCGACACAGACATGGTGCGCGCGGTTCCCGAACGGGTGCTTGAGAAGATTATTCAGACGATTCCGGTCGGGAGACTGGGGCGCGCCGAGGATATTGCGAGGGGCGTGCTGTTTCTGGTCGATAAGGAGGCATCGTTCATTACCGGGTCGACCATCGACATCAACGGCGGACAGCATATGTATTGA
- a CDS encoding peroxiredoxin, giving the protein MTVTIGQNAPDFTLKSTDGADVSLSDLRGNNVVIFFYPRDNTPGCTKEACGFRDLWDDIRDTGTEVIGVSPDDAESHAKFVDKYNLPFTLLCDPQHKVMSEYGAYGEKNMYGIKTIGVIRSTVIVDREGRIAHHWKRVPKASAHPARVLEVLSQMA; this is encoded by the coding sequence ATGACTGTAACAATAGGGCAGAACGCACCGGACTTTACGTTGAAGTCGACTGACGGTGCTGATGTGTCACTTTCTGACTTGCGAGGTAACAACGTTGTAATCTTTTTCTATCCGCGTGACAACACACCCGGTTGCACGAAGGAGGCATGTGGTTTCAGGGATCTGTGGGATGACATTCGAGACACTGGTACCGAAGTGATCGGGGTATCACCGGACGATGCCGAATCCCACGCCAAGTTTGTTGACAAGTACAATTTGCCATTTACCCTGCTCTGTGATCCGCAACACAAGGTCATGAGCGAATATGGTGCGTACGGTGAGAAAAATATGTATGGCATAAAGACAATCGGCGTGATCCGATCAACAGTGATCGTTGACCGCGAAGGCAGGATCGCTCACCATTGGAAACGGGTTCCGAAAGCGTCGGCTCATCCCGCAAGAGTGTTGGAAGTATTATCTCAGATGGCCTGA
- the phaC gene encoding class III poly(R)-hydroxyalkanoic acid synthase subunit PhaC has protein sequence MQNFEKIIEESVQFQTRLAQGAQVAAGLGEICVGSTPKELVDQVGGLRLYRYQPFSDTATTASPLLIIYALVNRPYIVDLHEQRSLVQGLLAEGIDLYLIDWGYPGPGDRLLNLQQYVSVLIDRCVDRTLQNSGAKQVNLLGICQGGTMSLCYSALQPRKVRNLVTMVTPVDFHTSDNMLAHWFREIDVDLLVDTMGNVPGTLLNSIFLSLRPYKLGVEKYLDFVKISDDPEKVENFMRMEKWIFDSPDQAGEMFRDFLKNFFHENRLVTGGLSIGGLPVDMKSVSQPLLNIFAKQDHLVPPASSQALKYLTGSKDCSELAYDTGHIGIYVSAKAGRDIPQRMANWLRERA, from the coding sequence ATGCAGAATTTCGAAAAAATTATCGAGGAATCAGTGCAGTTCCAAACACGGCTTGCACAAGGCGCGCAGGTCGCGGCCGGACTCGGTGAGATTTGTGTGGGCTCGACACCCAAGGAACTGGTCGATCAGGTTGGCGGTTTGCGCCTGTATCGCTATCAGCCCTTTTCGGACACAGCGACAACCGCCAGTCCCTTGCTGATTATCTACGCTCTGGTTAATCGACCATATATTGTTGATCTTCATGAACAGCGATCGCTGGTACAAGGACTGCTCGCGGAGGGTATTGACCTGTATCTCATTGACTGGGGATATCCCGGGCCCGGCGACCGTCTTTTGAATCTCCAGCAGTATGTTTCTGTATTGATCGATCGGTGTGTAGACCGAACACTGCAAAACTCAGGCGCAAAGCAGGTGAATCTTCTCGGCATATGTCAGGGCGGCACCATGAGTCTTTGCTACTCGGCCCTCCAACCGCGCAAAGTGCGAAATCTGGTCACGATGGTTACACCCGTTGACTTCCACACTTCAGACAATATGCTCGCGCACTGGTTTCGCGAGATTGATGTCGACCTTTTGGTTGACACGATGGGCAACGTTCCGGGAACACTTCTGAACAGCATTTTCCTATCGTTGAGACCCTACAAACTGGGTGTTGAGAAATACCTGGATTTTGTGAAGATTTCCGACGATCCAGAAAAGGTGGAGAACTTCATGCGGATGGAAAAATGGATATTCGACAGCCCCGATCAAGCGGGCGAGATGTTCCGCGACTTTCTCAAGAACTTTTTTCACGAGAACAGGCTGGTAACCGGAGGATTATCGATCGGCGGCCTGCCTGTTGATATGAAGTCTGTATCGCAACCATTGCTGAACATCTTCGCCAAACAGGATCATCTGGTTCCACCCGCCTCGTCGCAGGCGTTGAAATATCTAACCGGATCGAAAGACTGTTCCGAACTCGCCTACGATACAGGACACATAGGGATTTACGTCAGTGCCAAAGCCGGGCGCGACATTCCACAGAGAATGGCAAATTGGCTTCGCGAGCGGGCCTGA
- a CDS encoding SPOR domain-containing protein, whose product MSRKRNKKTNRRKSSGFGLFILGILVGVISTVLTMGAMEDRPLNIGAGIASLLDRVEESDSVTESQGTKEESTADAQSKLQFGYHQFLLEDEYVLPQVVAPELKQQTAEVSQPEDTESENTQPEQTVQLPPEPEGSEYVLQVGSFNNFEDADAVKAKLALSGQQAFIQKVTVEDRGDFYRVRLGPFDQLNVLHEAAEFLDSIGFPSIKFRIKN is encoded by the coding sequence ATGTCGCGTAAGCGGAACAAAAAAACCAACCGGCGAAAGTCGTCAGGATTCGGCCTGTTCATTCTGGGAATCCTAGTCGGTGTGATATCCACCGTGCTGACGATGGGCGCAATGGAAGACAGACCTTTGAATATCGGGGCCGGCATCGCGAGCCTGCTCGACCGGGTTGAAGAAAGTGACAGTGTGACCGAGTCGCAAGGTACAAAGGAAGAGTCGACAGCCGACGCCCAATCAAAGCTTCAATTCGGCTATCACCAGTTTCTGTTGGAAGATGAGTACGTGTTGCCCCAGGTCGTTGCTCCAGAACTGAAACAGCAGACAGCCGAGGTGTCCCAGCCCGAAGATACTGAAAGTGAGAATACGCAGCCGGAACAAACTGTCCAGCTGCCGCCAGAACCTGAAGGCTCCGAATATGTACTGCAAGTCGGCTCCTTCAATAACTTCGAGGATGCGGATGCGGTCAAGGCAAAACTTGCCCTGAGCGGCCAGCAGGCATTTATCCAGAAGGTGACTGTCGAGGATCGGGGAGACTTCTACCGAGTTCGACTTGGTCCCTTTGACCAGTTGAATGTATTGCACGAAGCCGCCGAATTTCTGGACAGCATCGGATTTCCATCAATCAAGTTCCGAATCAAGAACTGA
- the argS gene encoding arginine--tRNA ligase yields the protein MKAKIQDLLAQSIEHLAASGELSAEAVPEHCPVEASRRAGQGDYATGVAMSMARASGMKPRELAERIQASLPSAQFLERTEIAGPGFINFFIAKQALTGLVGEILKRGDDFGKSSPGTAGRILLEFVSANPNGPLHVGHGRGAAFGDALARLLRAAGHHVDTEYYVNDLGRQMDILCVSVWIRYLQLHNLDVKLPDNAYQGEYIIESAQNLKVRQHASLVCSDCARFDVQLEDGDAVLTELISCTRQFLGENAYFQLRDDVLADMMEMIRSDLTRFGVQHDRWFFESQVSKHGDVERAIRQLRERGFLYEADGATWFRSSGFGDEKDRVVVRANGDLTYFASDIAYHLDKLRRDYDLVINIWGADHHGYVTRMKAAMEACGEDPQRLQILLVQFATLYRDSVKASMSTRTGEFVSLKELIEETGRDAARFFYILRKSEQHLDFDLELAKRQTGENPVYYVQYAHARICSVVRQLHERGLNRTDGDHSLLTEDSELDLLRRLSRFPDVVHSAANDYEPHQVAYYLRDVATDFHSFYNKERILDCADALRCARLDLIDSVRQVLANGLDIIGVSAPTSM from the coding sequence ATGAAAGCGAAAATACAGGACCTGCTCGCGCAATCCATTGAACATCTTGCGGCATCGGGAGAACTGTCGGCTGAAGCTGTTCCCGAGCATTGTCCGGTCGAGGCGTCACGTCGTGCCGGTCAAGGCGATTACGCAACCGGCGTGGCAATGAGCATGGCGCGTGCAAGCGGTATGAAGCCGCGTGAGCTGGCGGAAAGAATACAGGCCAGCCTCCCGTCGGCGCAATTTCTGGAACGGACCGAAATTGCCGGCCCCGGGTTCATAAATTTCTTCATCGCGAAACAGGCCCTGACAGGCTTGGTCGGCGAAATACTCAAACGCGGTGACGATTTCGGCAAGTCATCACCTGGCACAGCCGGCCGTATCCTGCTTGAGTTCGTCTCCGCCAACCCGAACGGTCCGCTGCATGTCGGACACGGTCGCGGAGCAGCCTTCGGCGATGCGCTCGCACGGTTGTTGCGGGCGGCTGGCCACCACGTGGATACCGAATACTATGTGAATGATCTCGGCCGACAAATGGATATCCTGTGTGTAAGCGTCTGGATCCGTTATCTGCAGCTCCATAACCTTGATGTCAAACTTCCGGATAACGCCTACCAGGGTGAATACATCATTGAAAGCGCTCAGAATCTCAAAGTCCGGCAGCACGCTTCGCTTGTGTGTTCGGACTGTGCCCGGTTCGATGTTCAACTCGAAGACGGGGATGCTGTCCTGACCGAGTTGATCAGCTGCACCAGACAATTTTTGGGAGAGAACGCCTACTTTCAGTTGCGCGACGATGTTCTCGCAGACATGATGGAGATGATTCGGTCCGATCTCACGCGTTTCGGAGTTCAGCACGACCGGTGGTTTTTTGAAAGCCAGGTGTCGAAGCACGGTGATGTAGAGCGTGCGATCAGACAATTGCGGGAGCGCGGTTTTCTTTACGAGGCGGACGGCGCAACCTGGTTCCGTTCCAGTGGATTCGGCGATGAGAAAGACCGGGTGGTGGTTCGGGCGAACGGCGATCTCACTTACTTCGCATCCGACATTGCCTATCACCTGGATAAGTTGAGACGGGATTATGATCTTGTGATCAATATCTGGGGTGCCGATCATCACGGCTATGTCACCCGGATGAAAGCGGCGATGGAGGCCTGTGGCGAGGATCCACAGCGGCTTCAGATCCTGCTGGTTCAATTTGCAACGCTTTATCGCGACTCTGTCAAGGCGTCGATGTCGACACGAACCGGAGAGTTTGTGTCGCTGAAGGAACTGATTGAGGAAACCGGTCGGGATGCGGCGCGATTTTTCTATATCCTGCGCAAGTCCGAGCAGCATCTTGATTTCGACCTTGAACTCGCAAAACGGCAAACCGGCGAGAACCCGGTCTATTACGTTCAGTACGCCCATGCAAGAATCTGCAGCGTCGTGCGACAGTTGCACGAGCGCGGTCTCAATCGAACCGACGGCGACCATTCCCTGCTGACAGAGGATTCGGAATTGGATCTGCTTCGACGCCTTTCGCGTTTTCCAGACGTGGTCCACAGCGCTGCGAACGACTATGAACCACACCAGGTTGCGTATTATCTGAGGGACGTTGCAACTGACTTTCACTCCTTTTATAACAAGGAGAGAATTCTCGACTGTGCGGACGCATTGCGTTGTGCGCGGCTTGACTTGATTGATTCAGTTCGGCAGGTGCTTGCGAACGGTCTTGATATCATTGGGGTGTCCGCGCCCACATCAATGTAA